Proteins found in one Pseudorasbora parva isolate DD20220531a chromosome 11, ASM2467924v1, whole genome shotgun sequence genomic segment:
- the LOC137093207 gene encoding pregnancy zone protein-like — protein sequence MAVRAICVWNGLILALLLVAVDGQTSGPLFMVTFPAVIESESTAKLCITLLKPQESLTMTVSLLDDTNETTQLVQQILSKPFHSCFSFQAPRVDGESVQKLKVEVQGQVFRATEERKVMFRRYLPLTFIQTDKPIYNPGQTVNFRVVTMDPRFVPFDQMYSLVVLEDNNNNRIGQWTNVSSTQWILQLSHELNPEAQIGMYTLKAFIDDRMISQVFEVKKYVLPKFDVTVNAPQMYSVGDVGLKVEACAKYTYGQPVPGQALVEVCRDPQPYVVVPNVTRLCLNKTAKMNATGCASVTVAVSEFFNAKFEYNMQDTFLVNVNVTEEGTDVEMSKSATVSITFEVGKVTFVDLPDYFEPGLTIYGKISVSSFDGTPIMNKAVYLLDGNSWPNKLLLNLTTNQNGMATFSLNTAALPKAGLSLVASVTPAVVYSYKSPYFTTDRRVVQLLQPASDNPSSSELTIVTLAQPLQCGAVFPVTVKYSFVGETGDYNADIVYMVLSRGVIVLHGFQRVSAGASNTVTSGSVSFQLSVSVSMAPAVQILAYCVLPSETVVAASVSFETEMCLQNQVSLQFSPDRAVPAEGNVLTVSAQAGSLCGISAVDQSVRIMEPGRRLSAKMVFDLLPVQSLSGYPYSISDEPPCFDIRPRFDILPIRIARNTVSTNQAYTTFKSLGMKVATNLAVRAPPCQLYPRFPDMVFFRGPRVEEMMMMAEATAAPVLAMARLMAPPKEDSLSAPEMTVRTYFPETWLWQLAQVGSTGSTQVPLTVPDTITTWETEAFCLSSKGFGLAPPALLTVFQPFFLELSLPYSIVRGESFDLKATVFSYLSKCIMVKLTPALSTNYSLKPYADPYLSCLCANGRKTFKWVLSASVLGAVNVTVSASAEPSRTRCGTEAVTVPTRGRIDVVTRSLLVLPEGVERTNTKSWLLCPKGNVLSEDVTLTFPKSVIQGSARCSVSVLGDIMGRALKNLDGLLKMPYGCGEQNMIVLAPNIYILLYLKVTGQLTAAIRETATGYLQSGYQRELNYRHNDGSYSTFGYDESNTWLTAFVLRSFGLARQFIFIDPNVLQTARAWLISTQGSDGCFVQQGTLHHNEMKGGVGDSVTMTAYVVASLLELGVPVTDPVITNALSCLRPVVGNLGNTYAMALLAYTFSLAGETATRSQLLNALNNRAISEGIKLHWSQTTSGDTLAVEISSYVLLALLTEQPLTTATLAYSNRIVNWLVTQQNPYGGFSSTQDTVVALHALSVYAAQVFSLDGSSTVTVQSSVVGGDSYSFTVNQDNRLLYQEKPLKNVPGKYSVKASGSSCVSVQVACFYNIPTPIKDTKTLSVEATVTGDCQPLGANLMLNFTVKYNGVKASTNMVIVDIKLLSGFVADTSLLGSPPQSFAPLVERVDADDDHVLVYLKGVPKGVPMSYTLQLKRVLPVNNLKPAVISVYDYYQTSDAFETTYTSPCPSVDSVLAARNMA from the exons ATGGCTGTGAGGGCGATTTGTGTTTGGAACGGGCTCATTTTAGCCCTTCTCCTCGTTGCTGTGGATGGACAGACCTCAGGGCC GTTATTCATGGTGACTTTTCCTGCTGTGATTGAGTCTGAATCTACTGCCAAATTATGCATAACCCTTCTGAAACCCCAAGAGAGTCTCACGATGACAGTTTCTCTGCTTGATGACACAAATGAGACCACTCAACTTGTGCAGCAGATTTTGTCTAAGCCGTTTCACAGCTGCTTTAGTTTCCAG GCTCCTCGAGTAgatggcgaatctgtgcagaaGCTAAAGGTGGAAGTTCAAGGGCAGGTCTTCAGAGCGACCGAAGAGAGGAAAGTCATGTTCAGACGTTACCTGCCACTGACCTTCATCCAAACAGATAAACCCATCTACAATCCAGGACAAACGG TGAATTTCAGAGTTGTCACCATGGATCCCAGATTTGTGCCATTTGATCAGATG TACagtctggtggtgctggag GACAATAATAATAACCGGATTGGTCAGTGGACAAACGTTTCCTCAACGCAGTGGATACTGCAGCTTTCTCACGAGTTAAACCCAGAGGCTCAGATAGGGATGTACACACTAAAGGCTTTTATTGATGACCGAATGATCTCCCAAGTTTTTGAGGTGAAAAAATACG TTTTGCCCAAGTTTGACGTGACTGTGAATGCACCACAGATGTACAGTGTTGGAGATGTGGGACTGAAGGTTGAGGCTTGTGCCAA ATACACGTATGGCCAACCTGTACCTGGTCAAGCGTTGGTGGAAGTGTGCCGTGATCCCCAGCCATATGTTGTGGTTCCTAATGTGACCCGTCTGTGTCTGAATAAAACCGCAAAG ATGAATGCCACGGGCTGTGCCTCCGTTACTGTTGCTGTGTCAGAGTTTTTCAACGCCAAATTTGAATATAATATGCAAGACACATTTCTTGTAAATGTGAATGTCACTGAGGAGGGAACAG ATGTAGAGATGTCAAAATCTGCTACAGTGTCCATTACATTCGAAGTTGGCAAGGTCACCTTTGTGGACCTCCCAGATTATTTTGAACCTGGATTAACAATTTATGGAAag ATATCAGTGTCTAGTTTTGATGGTACACCCATCATGAACAAAGCGGTGTACCTCCTGGATGGTAACAGCTGGCCCAACAAACTGCTGCTGAATCTGACCACAAACCAGAACGGAATGGCCACGTTCTCCCTCAACACCGCTGCTCTCCCTAAAGCTGGTCTCAGTCTGGTG GCAAGTGTGACTCCAGCGGTTGTTTATAGCTACAAATCACCATACTTCACTACAGATAGGAGGGTTGTTCAGCTTCTCCAACCCGCTTCTGACAACCCATCGTCTAGTGAACTGACTATAGTGACGCTCGCGCAGCCGCTCCAATGTGGTGCTGTGTTTCCAGTGACCGTGAAGTATTCTTTTGTTGGAGAAACTGGTGACTACAATGCTGACATTGTCTATATG GTCTTGTCCAGAGGAGTGATAGTCCTCCATGGATTTCAGAGAGTCAGTGCTGGGGCTTCTAATACCGTCACAAGTGGCTCTGTGTCTTTCCAACTGTCTGTCAGTGTCTCTATGGCTCCAGCAGTGCAGATTCTGGCCTACTGCGTTCTGCCCAGTGAGACTGTAGTTGCTGCTAGTGTGTCTTTTGAGACAGAAATGTGTCTCCAAAACCAG GTGTCTCTACAGTTCTCTCCTGATAGAGCCGTTCCTGCTGAGGGAAATGTTCTGACTGTCTCTGCTCAAGCTGGATCTCTGTGTGGCATCAGTGCTGTAGATCAGAGTGTCCGGATCATGGAGCCGGGAAGACGTCTGAGTGCCAAAATG GTGTTTGACTTGCTCCCAGTGCAATCGCTATCAGGTTATCCTTACAGCATTTCGGATGAACCACCGTGTTTTGATATTCGACCCCGTTTTGATATTCTGCCCATTCGTATAGCTCGCAACACTGTTTCTACAAATCAAGCTTACACAACCTTCAAG AGCCTGGGAATGAAGGTCGCAACAAATCTTGCTGTACGAGCCCCTCCATGCCAGCTGTATCCCAGATTCCCTGACA TGGTGTTTTTCCGTGGTCCTCGTGTAGaggagatgatgatgatggcagAAGCAACTGCTGCTCCAGTACTAGCAATGGCGAGACTGATGGCTCCTCCAAAAGAGGACTCCCTTTCTGCTCCTGAAATGACTGTCAGGACTTACTTTCCAGAAACCTGGCTCTGGCAGCTTGCTCAAGTGGG ATCCACTGGATCTACACAAGTTCCCCTCACAGTTCCAGACACCATCACCACATGGGAGACAGAGGCGTTCTGCCTGTCTTCCAAAGGTTTTGGTCTGGCACCTCCTGCTCTGCTGACGGTCTTCCAGCCCTTCTTCCTGGAGCTCTCCCTGCCATACTCCATCGTCCGTGGGGAGTCTTttgatctgaaggccacagtCTTCAGCTATCTGTCCAAATGCATAATG GTTAAACTGACTCCAGCTTTGTCCACAAACTACTCTCTTAAACCATATGCTGATCCATATTTGTCCTGTCTTTGTGCCAATGGGAGAAAGACCTTCAAATGGGTCCTCTCAGCTTCGGTTCTCG GAGCCGTCAATGTGACTGTCAGTGCTTCAGCTGAGCCATCCCGGACTCGATGTGGCACTGAAGCCGTGACCGTGCCGACGAGAGGACGCATTGATGTTGTCACTCGAAGTCTACTTGTCCTT CCTGAAGGAGTTGAAAGGACAAACACCAAGAGTTGGTTACTGTGTCCAAAGG GAAACGTTCTTTCTGAAGATGTGACTCTGACGTTTCCAAAAAGTGTGATTCAGGGATCAGCTAGATGCTCTGTTTCAGTCCTTG GGGATATAATGGGTCGTGCACTGAAGAATCTAGATGGGTTGTTAAAGATGCCATATGGCTGTGGCGAACAGAATATGATTGTTCTTGCTCCCAATATTTACATCCTGCTGTACCTGAAGGTCACCGGTCAACTCACCGCAGCCATTAGAGAGACCGCCACGGGCTACCTTCAGAGTG GATACCAACGAGAACTGAACTACAGACACAATGATGGTTCATACAGCACCTTTGGTTATGATGAATCCAATACATG GTTGACCGCCTTTGTCCTGAGGTCTTTTGGTCTAGCGAGGCAATTTATCTTCATTGATCCAAATGTCCTGCAGACTGCAAGGGCTTGGTTGATCAGCACGCAGGGTTCGGACGGCTGTTTCGTGCAGCAGGGAACTTTGCACCACAATGAAATGAAG GGTGGAGTTGGTGACAGTGTGACCATGACTGCCTACGTTGTTGCATCGCTGCTTGAACTAGGCGTTCCTGTTACA GATCCCGTCATTACCAACGCGCTGTCCTGCTTGAGGCCTGTTGTTGGGAACCTGGGAAACACTTATGCCATGGCTCTGCTGGCTTACACCTTCAGTCTGGCTGGAGAGACCGCCACTCGATCACAGCTTTTAAATGCTTTGAACAACCGTGCCATTTCTGAAG GCATTAAGCTTCATTGGTCTCAGACGACATCTGGTGATACTCTGGCAGTGGAGATCAGCTCTTACGTGCTGCTAGCGCTTCTCACTGAGCAGCCTCTTACGACAGCTACTCTGGCCTATTCTAACCGCATTGTCAACTGGCTGGTGACCCAGCAGAATCCTTATGGAGGCTTCTCATCCACCCAG GACACAGTGGTGGCTCTTCACGCCCTGTCTGTGTATGCTGCTCAAGTCTTCAGTTTGGATGGCTCCAGTACTGTTACTGTACAGTCATCAGTGGTAGGTGGAGACTCTTATAGCTTCACCGTGAATCAGGACAACAGGCTGCTGTATCAGGAGAAGCCACTGAAGAACGTTCCTGGCAAATATAGTGTTAAAGCATCAGGATCCTCTTGTGTGTCTGTGCAG GTTGCGTGTTTCTACAACATCCCAACACCCATTAAAGATACCAAAACACTGAGTGTCGAAGCGACAGTGACTGGAGACTGCCAACCGCTTGGGGCCAATCTCATGTTGAACTTCACAGTAAA ATACAACGGTGTAAAAGCAAGCACTAACATGGTTATCGTGGACATTAAGCTCCTGTCAGGCTTCGTGGCAGATACGTCACTG CTTGGTTCTCCACCCCAATCGTTTGCCCCGCTAGTGGAGCGAGTTGATGCTGATGATGATCATGTCCTAGTGTATCTGAAAGGG GTTCCCAAAGGAGTCCCCATGAGTTACACTCTTCAGCTGAAACGGGTCCTTCCAGTGAATAATCTCAAGCCAGCGGTCATCAGTGTTTATGACTACTATCAGACAA GTGATGCGTTTGAGACTACCTACACATCTCCCTGTCCTTCTGTTGATTCGGTACTGGCTGCAAGAAACATGGCTTAA